The Muricauda sp. SCSIO 65647 genome includes a region encoding these proteins:
- a CDS encoding sodium:solute symporter → MVILDWVVLSGTLLFIAGYGVWKTRGSKSVDDYVRGGNKARWWTIGLSVMATQASAITFLSTPGQAFHDGMGFVQFYFGLPLAMIVICAIFVPIYHKLKVFTAYELLEKRFDLKTRTLTAILFLIQRGLAAGITIFAPSIILSAVLGWDLRTLNIIIGIIVIIYTVSGGTKAVSVTHKQQMFIIMVGMFFAFFFILGSLPIDITFGEVLKIAGANEKLNILNFDFDTQNRYTFWSGITGGFFLALAYFGTDQSQVQRYLSGKSVRESQLGLIFNGILKIPMQFFILLVGVMVFVFYQYNSSPLNFNPAASEAVLSSTYAEDYRQLEQGHKELETEKRMAQNEFSKAWGVKDYNAIEEARIKMVDLNKKESSNRDAARTLIAQADSTVETNDKDYVFIHFILNNLPIGLVGLLLAVILSAAMSSTASELNALGTITAIDLYKRNKKTQLNQSQYVRATKAFTLLWGVIAIVIACVANLFDNLIQLVNIIGSIFYGNVLGIFLLAFFFKFVKGNAVFIAAIITQIIVIIGWSQDWMSYLWLNAFGCALVILIAIILETFDRWLRNPAFEA, encoded by the coding sequence ATGGTGATACTTGACTGGGTAGTTCTTAGCGGAACACTTTTGTTCATAGCCGGCTACGGTGTCTGGAAAACCAGGGGCAGCAAAAGTGTTGACGACTACGTACGTGGGGGCAACAAGGCCCGTTGGTGGACCATAGGGCTCTCGGTGATGGCCACCCAAGCCAGTGCCATTACTTTTCTCTCGACCCCGGGTCAGGCATTTCACGATGGTATGGGCTTTGTGCAATTCTATTTTGGGCTTCCATTGGCCATGATCGTCATTTGCGCCATCTTTGTACCGATTTATCACAAGCTTAAAGTATTTACGGCCTACGAACTGCTTGAAAAACGGTTCGACCTCAAGACAAGAACCCTTACCGCTATTCTTTTTTTGATACAGCGCGGGCTTGCTGCGGGTATCACGATTTTTGCGCCGTCAATTATCTTATCGGCCGTTTTGGGCTGGGACCTGAGAACGCTAAACATCATCATTGGTATTATTGTCATCATCTATACCGTTTCTGGTGGCACCAAGGCAGTGAGCGTGACCCACAAACAACAGATGTTCATTATCATGGTGGGCATGTTTTTCGCCTTTTTCTTCATATTGGGGTCGCTACCCATTGACATCACCTTTGGGGAGGTATTGAAAATTGCGGGGGCCAATGAAAAATTGAATATTCTGAACTTCGATTTTGATACCCAGAATCGATACACGTTCTGGAGTGGCATTACGGGTGGTTTCTTTCTGGCCCTTGCCTATTTTGGCACCGATCAAAGTCAGGTACAGCGTTATCTTTCGGGTAAATCAGTACGTGAAAGTCAATTGGGTTTGATCTTCAATGGCATTTTAAAAATACCCATGCAGTTCTTCATTCTTTTGGTGGGCGTAATGGTATTTGTTTTCTATCAGTACAATAGTTCACCGCTCAATTTCAATCCTGCGGCCAGCGAAGCCGTTTTGTCATCTACTTATGCCGAAGATTACCGGCAACTTGAGCAAGGGCATAAAGAGCTGGAAACCGAAAAGAGAATGGCCCAAAATGAATTCTCAAAGGCATGGGGCGTCAAAGACTACAATGCCATCGAAGAGGCACGGATCAAAATGGTCGACTTGAACAAAAAGGAAAGCAGTAACCGTGATGCAGCCAGAACGTTGATTGCCCAAGCAGACAGTACGGTCGAGACCAATGACAAAGATTATGTGTTCATCCACTTCATATTGAACAATTTGCCCATAGGTCTGGTCGGTCTTCTATTGGCCGTGATCCTTTCGGCGGCCATGTCTTCAACAGCATCAGAATTAAACGCCCTGGGGACCATAACGGCCATTGATCTGTATAAACGCAACAAAAAGACCCAGTTGAACCAAAGCCAATATGTAAGGGCGACCAAGGCCTTTACCTTGTTATGGGGTGTCATTGCGATTGTCATAGCTTGTGTGGCCAATCTTTTTGATAATCTAATACAATTGGTCAACATTATTGGTTCTATTTTCTACGGCAACGTACTGGGTATTTTTCTTCTTGCTTTCTTTTTTAAGTTTGTCAAAGGCAATGCCGTTTTCATTGCGGCCATCATAACGCAAATAATCGTCATTATCGGGTGGAGCCAAGACTGGATGTCTTATCTATGGCTCAACGCATTTGGTTGTGCATTGGTCATTCTCATTGCGATTATCCTTGAAACTTTTGACCGATGGCTGCGGAACCCTGCCTTTGAAGCATAA
- a CDS encoding PIG-L family deacetylase yields the protein MQKFWAVCFIIASFSLSSNAQKPEKLISSEIFHELQKLNFLGTALYVAAHPDDENTRLISYLSNHVNARTAYLSITRGDGGQNLIGPELRELLGVLRTQELLAARKVDGGEQRFTRANDFGYSKRPDETFRIWDKEVVLGDMVRAIRELKPDVIINRFDHRTPGRTHGHHTASAMLGLEAFELAGDPNAYDEQLEHLDTWRPERIFFNTSWWFYGSQENFEKADKSKMLKLDVGVYYPELGVSNNEIASLASSQHLCQGFGRMSTRGSQDEYVELIKGSLPKDKTDLFDGIDTSWSRIEGGAVVGAILNEIERTFNFQNPSVHVPKLLEAFELLQNVKDDHWRKLKTGHLKDIILACLGLYLEASATSATTFQGDSVEVNIEVLNRSAMNVKLESITISDTYAQLSPDMVLEENMKKDLKLNFQVPEKKNYTSPYWLRENGSMGMYKVSDTDLIGQPETPPAFKATFVLNFDDKAIEFEKPVVHRYSKPDKGELYEPFVVLPKVTASFAEDVLIFPKADPKTVSVIVRAEKENVSGTVSIEHPVGWSISPSRATFALSQKGETKTIDFLITPPSQDSEGTISPKIMAEGTVFDKELNEIAYYHIPKQYVLLPAKAKVVRLNIIKTGEHIGYIVGAGDKVPESLKQIGYQVHTLNVDDIDEGVLYKYDGIVVGIRAYNVIEKLKFKQPHILDYVKNGGNLIVQYNTANRWRTQFENIAPYPLKISRDRVTNENAPVEILAKSHALVNFPNQITERDFDGWVQERGLYFPNEWGDEFTPILSMADEGEDAKKGSLLVAPYGKGYYIYTGLSFFRELPAGVPGAFKLFANMLSIGKENVQSTDEIKG from the coding sequence ATGCAGAAGTTTTGGGCAGTATGTTTCATCATAGCCTCTTTCTCTCTATCATCAAATGCCCAAAAACCTGAAAAGCTAATTTCCTCTGAAATATTCCATGAGCTTCAGAAATTGAATTTTTTGGGTACCGCATTGTATGTAGCGGCACACCCCGATGATGAAAACACACGGCTCATTTCGTATTTATCAAATCATGTAAATGCCAGAACCGCCTATTTATCGATCACCAGGGGCGACGGTGGGCAAAACCTTATTGGTCCGGAATTGCGAGAACTTTTGGGAGTGCTTCGAACACAAGAGTTACTAGCGGCCAGAAAAGTAGATGGCGGAGAACAACGATTTACCAGGGCCAACGATTTCGGCTATTCAAAGCGTCCTGATGAAACCTTTAGAATATGGGACAAAGAAGTCGTTCTGGGCGATATGGTGAGGGCAATACGCGAATTGAAGCCCGATGTCATCATTAACCGCTTTGACCATAGAACACCCGGTAGAACGCACGGTCACCATACCGCATCAGCCATGCTTGGTCTAGAAGCCTTTGAGCTCGCGGGCGACCCCAATGCTTACGACGAGCAACTTGAACATCTAGACACATGGCGGCCCGAGCGTATCTTTTTCAATACCTCATGGTGGTTTTACGGTAGTCAAGAAAATTTTGAAAAGGCCGATAAATCGAAAATGTTGAAATTGGATGTAGGGGTTTATTATCCTGAACTTGGGGTTTCAAACAATGAAATCGCTTCTCTGGCCAGTAGTCAACACCTTTGTCAGGGTTTCGGCAGAATGTCGACAAGGGGATCTCAAGACGAGTATGTCGAACTCATCAAGGGTTCACTGCCCAAAGATAAGACCGATCTTTTTGATGGAATCGACACCTCATGGTCAAGGATCGAAGGCGGTGCGGTAGTTGGCGCCATTTTAAATGAAATCGAGAGAACCTTTAATTTTCAAAACCCAAGCGTTCATGTACCCAAGCTACTGGAAGCCTTTGAACTATTGCAAAACGTGAAGGACGATCATTGGCGAAAATTGAAGACCGGGCATTTGAAAGATATCATCTTGGCCTGTTTGGGTCTCTATTTAGAGGCCAGTGCCACATCGGCGACCACATTTCAGGGCGATTCTGTTGAAGTCAACATCGAGGTCTTAAACCGTAGTGCCATGAACGTGAAACTTGAATCCATAACGATTTCAGATACGTACGCCCAACTTTCTCCTGATATGGTGCTCGAAGAAAACATGAAGAAAGACTTGAAGTTGAACTTTCAGGTTCCCGAAAAAAAGAACTATACGAGTCCGTATTGGTTACGGGAAAATGGAAGCATGGGCATGTACAAGGTTTCAGATACCGATTTGATCGGCCAACCCGAAACGCCACCAGCCTTCAAGGCCACTTTTGTGCTGAATTTTGACGATAAAGCAATCGAATTTGAAAAGCCCGTCGTACATAGATACTCAAAACCTGATAAGGGCGAACTGTATGAGCCGTTTGTGGTACTTCCGAAAGTAACGGCTTCCTTTGCGGAAGATGTGCTCATTTTTCCAAAAGCAGATCCAAAAACAGTCTCTGTAATAGTTCGTGCAGAAAAAGAAAATGTTTCGGGCACGGTATCCATAGAACACCCCGTAGGTTGGTCGATTTCGCCATCTAGGGCAACCTTTGCCCTATCTCAAAAGGGAGAGACAAAAACCATTGATTTTTTGATTACTCCACCTAGTCAAGACAGTGAAGGTACCATCAGCCCAAAGATAATGGCTGAGGGTACTGTTTTTGACAAAGAGTTGAATGAGATAGCCTATTACCATATACCCAAACAATATGTGCTTTTACCTGCAAAGGCAAAAGTAGTACGCCTCAACATCATAAAAACAGGCGAGCATATCGGTTATATTGTGGGCGCTGGCGATAAGGTTCCCGAAAGCCTGAAACAAATCGGTTATCAGGTGCACACCCTAAATGTCGATGACATCGACGAAGGCGTTCTCTATAAATATGATGGTATCGTGGTCGGCATCAGGGCCTACAATGTGATAGAGAAATTAAAATTCAAGCAACCCCATATATTAGACTACGTAAAGAACGGTGGTAACCTCATCGTACAGTACAATACTGCCAATCGTTGGCGAACACAGTTTGAGAACATTGCTCCCTACCCCTTGAAAATTTCTAGGGATCGGGTCACCAATGAGAACGCACCTGTAGAAATACTCGCCAAAAGTCATGCCCTTGTCAACTTCCCCAATCAGATTACCGAGCGTGATTTTGACGGATGGGTACAAGAAAGGGGCCTTTACTTCCCGAATGAATGGGGCGATGAGTTCACCCCCATACTATCGATGGCAGACGAGGGTGAAGATGCCAAGAAAGGGAGCCTTTTGGTAGCTCCCTATGGAAAAGGGTATTATATCTACACTGGGCTTAGTTTTTTTAGGGAACTGCCGGCAGGAGTGCCCGGGGCGTTCAAATTGTTTGCCAACATGCTTTCGATAGGAAAGGAAAATGTTCAATCGACCGATGAAATCAAAGGATAA
- a CDS encoding mechanosensitive ion channel domain-containing protein — MREFFFNHQSELLATLICLLAFAILRFLSVKTIKRVGRISEINRVRTRLVVKYVTFGLFMVLLIVLVLVWGINVQEIGLMLSSIFAVIGVALFATWSILSNITSGIILFFYFPFKIGDRIRIQDKEFPEEAIILDIKAFHMNLIKDNGELLTYPNNLLLQKGVVLIQKQVATEDDLEQLF; from the coding sequence ATGAGAGAATTTTTCTTTAACCATCAAAGTGAATTGCTGGCCACCCTGATTTGTTTGCTGGCCTTTGCGATCTTACGATTTCTATCGGTCAAGACCATAAAAAGAGTAGGCCGGATCAGTGAGATCAACCGTGTACGTACCCGATTGGTCGTCAAGTATGTCACTTTCGGTTTGTTTATGGTCTTACTCATTGTTCTAGTGTTGGTTTGGGGTATCAATGTTCAAGAAATTGGGCTAATGCTATCCTCAATATTTGCGGTTATCGGGGTAGCCCTTTTTGCTACATGGTCAATTTTGAGCAATATCACTTCGGGCATCATTCTATTCTTTTACTTTCCCTTCAAGATAGGGGACCGCATTCGCATTCAAGACAAAGAATTTCCTGAAGAGGCCATCATTTTGGACATTAAGGCCTTTCATATGAATCTCATCAAAGACAACGGTGAACTATTGACCTACCCCAACAACCTCTTACTACAAAAAGGGGTCGTATTGATTCAAAAACAGGTGGCCACCGAAGATGATCTTGAACAGCTGTTTTGA
- a CDS encoding septum formation inhibitor Maf: MKKWIRIELFIILLATVTVWFKSCKENTVKDTQDLAVNTEAIETSQKKVAKRPVSKIFKDYWYAGEAEITSYQLEQARYGEMREGTAVLIFVTEPFLPEIQVKADRSNQDNVPVLKLNATKKYLTGIYPYSIMSSTFYPVHDNQHALKTSFSAQEWCGQVYAQINNRDQFEVTSHSYFESEADQSFSLQKEILENELWNKIRINPDDLPVGDLDVVPSLEYIRLGHKEVKGYGATANLDKDGETSTYTLHYPELDRTLSITFANDFPHTIENWSEEFKSGFGKNATLLTTKATKIKLLKTPYWRQNSNKYTVLRDTLGL, encoded by the coding sequence ATGAAAAAATGGATTCGTATTGAGCTTTTCATCATACTGTTGGCTACCGTAACGGTTTGGTTTAAATCTTGTAAGGAAAACACGGTCAAAGACACACAAGATTTGGCAGTGAATACAGAAGCTATAGAAACATCGCAGAAAAAAGTTGCCAAAAGACCTGTATCCAAAATATTCAAAGACTATTGGTACGCCGGGGAGGCCGAAATCACTAGTTATCAATTAGAGCAGGCCCGTTACGGTGAAATGCGTGAGGGCACGGCAGTGCTCATTTTTGTGACCGAGCCCTTTTTACCGGAGATACAGGTAAAAGCAGACCGAAGCAATCAAGACAATGTACCGGTGCTAAAACTCAATGCGACCAAAAAATATCTGACGGGCATCTACCCCTATTCGATAATGAGCAGCACCTTTTACCCCGTTCATGACAACCAACATGCACTGAAGACCAGTTTCAGCGCACAAGAATGGTGTGGTCAGGTCTACGCCCAAATCAACAACCGTGATCAGTTCGAGGTTACTTCGCACAGTTATTTTGAAAGCGAGGCCGATCAAAGCTTTTCACTGCAAAAAGAAATACTTGAAAACGAACTTTGGAACAAGATCAGGATCAATCCCGATGATTTGCCAGTTGGCGATCTAGATGTGGTCCCTTCTTTAGAATATATCCGATTGGGGCATAAAGAGGTAAAGGGCTATGGGGCTACGGCCAATCTTGATAAGGATGGTGAGACTTCAACCTATACCCTCCACTATCCTGAATTGGATAGGACACTTTCGATTACGTTCGCCAATGATTTTCCGCATACGATAGAAAATTGGTCAGAAGAGTTCAAAAGTGGATTTGGAAAAAATGCAACGCTGTTGACTACCAAGGCAACAAAGATCAAACTACTAAAAACGCCCTATTGGCGGCAAAATTCAAATAAATATACCGTACTTCGTGATACACTTGGACTGTAA
- a CDS encoding Maf family nucleotide pyrophosphatase, with product MIENPLAKRLQNHTIILASGSPRRKKFFEEFGLDFEVRPKPIDEHYPEELKASEISDYLAQLKAKAFLGELDDNDILITSDTVVWHQENSLEKAKDTKEAFKMLKTLSDDWHEVITSVCFTTNAKQKTVNHTTHVKFKALTEDEIAFYIEKCEPYDKAGAYGIQEWIGLIGIEEIKGAYTNVVGLPTHLVYETLMHMVC from the coding sequence ATGATTGAGAATCCACTTGCCAAAAGGCTTCAAAACCACACGATTATACTAGCATCGGGCTCGCCGCGTCGCAAAAAGTTTTTTGAGGAGTTTGGTTTGGATTTTGAAGTTCGTCCCAAGCCCATTGACGAACACTACCCAGAAGAATTAAAGGCCAGTGAGATTTCAGATTACTTGGCCCAACTAAAGGCAAAGGCCTTTTTAGGTGAGCTTGATGACAATGACATCTTGATCACCTCAGATACCGTGGTCTGGCATCAAGAAAATTCACTTGAAAAAGCAAAAGATACCAAAGAAGCCTTTAAAATGCTAAAAACCCTTTCAGATGACTGGCATGAGGTAATCACCTCGGTCTGCTTCACCACCAATGCCAAGCAGAAAACCGTCAATCATACCACACATGTAAAATTCAAGGCCCTTACAGAAGACGAAATAGCCTTCTATATCGAAAAATGCGAGCCTTATGACAAAGCAGGGGCCTATGGCATTCAAGAGTGGATCGGCCTTATAGGGATTGAAGAGATCAAGGGGGCCTATACCAATGTGGTCGGGTTGCCCACACATTTGGTTTACGAAACGTTAATGCATATGGTTTGCTAA
- a CDS encoding KdsC family phosphatase: protein MKKNYKEYLKDITTFIFDVDGVLTDGSVLITNDGELLRTMNVKDGFAMKAALLKGYNVCIITGGTNKGVRDRLKGLGITDIYLGAHHKEEPLEEYLDSYNIEPKTALYMGDDLPDIPAMKRVALATCPQNAAAEVKAISDYVSHKNGGEGCVRDIIEQVMKVHGNWNANFSAAND, encoded by the coding sequence ATGAAGAAAAACTATAAGGAGTATTTGAAAGATATCACCACATTTATCTTTGATGTGGATGGTGTTTTGACCGATGGTTCGGTCTTGATCACCAATGATGGCGAGCTGCTGAGAACAATGAACGTTAAAGATGGCTTTGCCATGAAAGCTGCTCTTCTGAAGGGGTACAATGTTTGTATCATCACAGGAGGAACCAACAAAGGGGTTCGAGACAGGCTCAAAGGGCTTGGTATTACCGATATTTATTTGGGGGCCCATCATAAGGAAGAGCCATTGGAAGAGTATCTGGATAGTTACAATATTGAACCAAAGACCGCTCTTTATATGGGCGATGACCTACCTGACATTCCTGCCATGAAAAGGGTGGCCTTGGCTACTTGTCCACAAAACGCTGCGGCAGAGGTCAAGGCTATAAGCGACTACGTTTCGCACAAGAACGGAGGAGAGGGCTGTGTACGTGACATCATCGAACAGGTCATGAAGGTTCACGGCAATTGGAATGCTAATTTCAGTGCTGCCAATGATTGA
- a CDS encoding Rossmann-like and DUF2520 domain-containing protein gives MKPVWYKFVFLGMLKVVIIGTGNVAFHLFKAFQTTDKVSVVQVVGRDKNVLSTFEDEAIIETDLKKVKQADFYLLAVSDTAIFEVAQQLRNKKGIVAHTAGSVSIDALNDHLSYGVFYPLQTFSKERPVDFSVIPICVEANTRTALARLEKLADTLSDSVYQISSKQRRQLHLSAVFVNNFPNHLFTIAATICRDHDVSFDLLKPLIGETANKIRFLDPQTAQTGPARRNDIETMQRHLDELKHPLHKKIYQLLSESIRQAHEEKL, from the coding sequence GTGAAACCTGTTTGGTACAAGTTCGTATTTTTGGGCATGCTCAAAGTAGTCATCATCGGCACAGGCAATGTGGCCTTTCATCTTTTCAAAGCTTTTCAGACCACTGATAAGGTTTCGGTGGTTCAAGTGGTGGGGCGAGACAAAAATGTCCTGTCCACCTTTGAAGATGAAGCCATCATTGAAACCGACCTGAAAAAGGTCAAGCAGGCCGATTTCTATCTTTTGGCGGTCAGTGACACTGCCATTTTTGAAGTTGCACAACAGTTAAGAAATAAAAAAGGTATTGTGGCCCATACTGCCGGGAGCGTTTCGATCGACGCCTTAAACGATCATCTATCATATGGTGTTTTTTATCCTCTACAAACTTTCTCAAAAGAAAGGCCTGTTGATTTCAGCGTGATTCCGATCTGTGTAGAGGCCAATACCCGAACTGCACTTGCCAGACTCGAGAAGCTAGCAGATACCTTGTCAGATTCCGTTTATCAAATTTCTTCAAAACAGCGAAGGCAATTGCATTTATCGGCTGTATTCGTCAATAATTTTCCCAATCACCTGTTCACCATTGCAGCAACAATTTGTCGCGACCATGATGTATCGTTTGATTTATTGAAGCCCTTGATTGGTGAAACTGCGAATAAAATCCGATTTTTGGATCCACAAACAGCACAGACCGGACCCGCAAGGCGGAACGATATAGAAACCATGCAACGCCATCTCGATGAATTGAAGCATCCGTTGCACAAAAAAATATACCAACTTTTGAGCGAATCAATTCGACAGGCACATGAAGAAAAACTATAA
- the ccsA gene encoding cytochrome c biogenesis protein CcsA: MLELLKKSLFSTRLMAVLFLVFALAMAFGTFIESWYSTETARIYIYNATWFEAIMVFFVINFIGNIFRYRLLRWEKWPVLVLHLSWILIIIGAFVTRYISFEGVMPIREGNSEKVFYSDKTFLTAFVDGEIDGETKRKILEDDILVTAEGKRTSLPWKADFNGQPFTISFVGFIEGAKEGLILDENGQEYLKIVEAGDGQRHEHYLKNGQVASIHNILFALNKKTDGAINIFTSDSLYTVQSPFAGNFMRMADQLQGEVIVDSLQTLQLRSLYNLGGMQFVIPEPVVKGSYGVVEVPEDEVNDNTQDALVVAISSNGQTVEKRLLGGKGPANFSGKFTAGGLDFSLRYGSKEHQLPFGIRLNDFIAEKYPGTEKGYASFMSKITVEDERPFDYDIYMNHVLDHKGYRFFQSSFHPDEKGTVLSVNHDIWGTWITYIGYFLLYLGLMGIMFFGKTRFKYLTDKLDELKAKRVALTMALFFISFGAIAQEGHSHNTMPTQQQVDSIIKATIVSEDHAAKFGELVVQDDGGRMKPINTFASELLRKLRFKDTYEDLNADQVLLSMMMNPAVWYNTEFIALDKKGQNDSIRKVIGIAKGKKYVKVTDFFDSQGRNKMAPHLQEAYATNTPNKFQQDFKDLDLRLGLLNRALSGEILKIFPLLNDENNKWISAIEYRSGQYQVSDSLYANFIKNAIPFYLSTLQNAIKTGDYSEPDRLLEAFHQNQKNHGSEVLPSERKVKTEILYNKLDIFNRLYKYYALVGVLLFFVLIFRIFKDREIWKAGTYFFKGLVYLFFVWHTAGLILRWYISGHAPWSDAYESILYVSWATMGMGLLLGRKNDMTLAASAFVTALLLWIAHQNWVDPAIANLVPVLDSYWLMIHVAVIVGSYGPLAVGMILGVVSLLLVTMTTQKNKKRMDHNLNELAIINELALTVGLVMLTIGNFLGGQWANESWGRYWGWDPKETWALISIMVYAFVLHMRLVPGLRGRWTFSFASILAFSSIMMTYFGVNFYLVGLHSYASGDQVITPSFVWYTLFGVLLLGGISLWRYRLHYSK; the protein is encoded by the coding sequence ATGCTCGAATTGTTGAAGAAGTCGTTGTTCTCGACCCGATTGATGGCCGTACTTTTTCTTGTCTTTGCACTGGCCATGGCTTTCGGAACCTTTATTGAAAGCTGGTACAGTACTGAAACTGCCCGTATTTATATCTATAATGCCACTTGGTTCGAAGCCATCATGGTGTTCTTTGTCATTAACTTCATCGGTAATATTTTTCGGTATCGATTGCTTCGTTGGGAAAAATGGCCAGTACTCGTCTTGCACTTATCATGGATACTCATCATTATCGGTGCCTTTGTTACCCGCTATATCAGTTTTGAGGGGGTGATGCCCATTCGTGAGGGCAATTCAGAAAAGGTGTTTTATTCAGATAAGACTTTCTTGACTGCCTTTGTCGATGGGGAAATAGATGGGGAGACCAAACGAAAAATCTTGGAAGATGATATATTGGTCACAGCAGAAGGCAAACGAACCAGTTTGCCCTGGAAAGCCGATTTCAACGGTCAACCCTTTACCATTTCGTTCGTCGGTTTCATTGAAGGAGCAAAAGAGGGATTGATTCTCGATGAGAATGGTCAAGAGTACCTAAAAATAGTCGAGGCTGGTGATGGGCAGCGGCACGAACACTATTTGAAAAATGGCCAAGTTGCCAGCATACACAACATATTGTTCGCCTTGAACAAAAAGACCGATGGCGCTATCAATATTTTTACCTCTGACAGCCTGTATACCGTTCAATCGCCCTTTGCTGGCAATTTTATGAGAATGGCCGATCAGCTACAGGGCGAGGTGATTGTTGATAGCCTTCAAACTTTGCAGCTACGGTCGCTTTATAATTTAGGCGGCATGCAGTTTGTGATTCCCGAACCAGTGGTCAAGGGGTCTTATGGGGTGGTCGAGGTGCCAGAAGATGAAGTGAACGACAACACACAAGATGCCCTTGTGGTGGCGATTTCAAGCAATGGGCAAACAGTTGAAAAGAGATTGTTGGGCGGTAAGGGGCCTGCCAATTTTTCTGGGAAGTTTACCGCTGGTGGGCTCGATTTTTCGCTTCGTTATGGTTCAAAAGAACATCAGTTGCCTTTTGGTATCAGGCTCAACGATTTTATTGCCGAGAAATATCCGGGTACCGAAAAAGGGTATGCTTCTTTCATGAGCAAGATCACTGTTGAAGATGAACGACCCTTTGACTATGATATTTACATGAACCATGTGTTGGACCACAAGGGATATCGCTTTTTTCAATCTAGTTTTCACCCCGACGAAAAGGGCACCGTACTTTCGGTAAATCATGACATATGGGGCACATGGATTACCTATATCGGCTATTTTCTGCTCTATCTAGGCCTTATGGGCATTATGTTCTTTGGCAAAACGCGATTTAAATACCTGACCGATAAATTAGATGAACTGAAAGCCAAGCGCGTGGCCCTGACCATGGCACTCTTCTTTATATCCTTTGGTGCGATAGCACAAGAAGGGCATTCGCACAACACCATGCCGACCCAGCAACAGGTCGATTCAATCATAAAGGCCACTATCGTCTCAGAAGATCATGCGGCCAAGTTCGGTGAGCTAGTGGTGCAAGATGATGGGGGGCGCATGAAACCGATCAACACCTTTGCCTCTGAGCTGTTGCGAAAGCTGCGTTTTAAAGACACTTACGAAGACTTGAATGCCGACCAGGTACTATTGTCGATGATGATGAACCCCGCGGTCTGGTACAATACCGAATTTATCGCTCTCGATAAAAAGGGCCAAAACGATAGCATTCGTAAAGTCATCGGTATTGCCAAAGGAAAAAAATATGTCAAGGTTACCGATTTCTTTGATTCACAGGGACGCAATAAGATGGCTCCCCATCTTCAAGAGGCCTACGCCACCAATACACCCAACAAATTTCAACAAGATTTTAAAGACCTTGATCTTCGTCTTGGCTTATTGAACCGAGCGTTGAGTGGTGAGATACTAAAGATATTTCCGCTATTGAACGACGAGAACAATAAATGGATCTCTGCCATAGAATATCGTTCCGGACAATACCAGGTTTCCGATTCGCTTTATGCCAATTTCATTAAAAATGCGATTCCATTTTACCTATCGACATTACAAAATGCCATTAAAACGGGTGACTATTCAGAACCTGACAGGTTGCTGGAAGCCTTTCACCAAAACCAAAAAAACCATGGTTCCGAAGTACTGCCTTCAGAAAGAAAGGTAAAGACCGAAATTTTGTACAATAAGCTTGATATCTTCAATCGGTTGTACAAATACTATGCGTTGGTCGGTGTTCTATTGTTCTTTGTATTGATTTTCAGAATTTTCAAAGACCGTGAAATCTGGAAGGCCGGTACTTATTTCTTCAAAGGATTGGTCTATCTGTTCTTCGTATGGCATACCGCTGGCCTGATTCTACGGTGGTACATATCTGGCCATGCCCCTTGGAGCGATGCCTATGAAAGCATTCTTTATGTTTCGTGGGCCACAATGGGCATGGGGCTGTTGTTGGGTAGAAAAAATGACATGACCTTGGCCGCCAGTGCATTTGTGACCGCACTATTACTTTGGATAGCCCATCAGAATTGGGTGGATCCGGCAATCGCCAATTTGGTGCCCGTACTGGATAGTTATTGGCTGATGATACATGTAGCGGTCATTGTGGGCAGCTATGGGCCATTGGCCGTTGGTATGATCTTGGGTGTGGTTTCATTGCTATTGGTCACCATGACCACCCAAAAGAACAAAAAGCGCATGGATCATAACCTTAATGAGTTGGCCATCATCAACGAACTGGCCCTTACGGTAGGGTTGGTAATGCTGACCATCGGTAATTTTTTGGGGGGTCAGTGGGCAAACGAAAGTTGGGGGCGCTACTGGGGTTGGGATCCCAAAGAAACATGGGCGCTCATCTCTATTATGGTATACGCTTTTGTGCTGCACATGCGTTTGGTGCCCGGTCTTAGGGGGCGTTGGACGTTCAGTTTTGCAAGTATCCTTGCTTTTTCAAGCATCATGATGACCTATTTCGGTGTCAATTTCTATCTAGTGGGGCTGCATAGTTACGCCAGCGGCGACCAAGTGATCACCCCTTCATTTGTCTGGTATACCTTATTTGGTGTTTTGCTTTTGGGCGGAATCAGCTTGTGGCGTTATAGGTTGCACTACAGCAAATAA